The Panicum virgatum strain AP13 chromosome 5K, P.virgatum_v5, whole genome shotgun sequence genome has a window encoding:
- the LOC120706564 gene encoding protein ZINC INDUCED FACILITATOR-LIKE 1-like isoform X4 translates to MFADKYGRKPCIVISILAVVVFNTLFGLSTTYWMAIVTRGLLGLLCGILGPIKAYASEVCRKEHQALGISLVTSSRAIALVIGPAIGGFLAQPAKKYPNLFSEESIFGRFPYFLPCFVISVLAAGSCIACIWLPETLHFHNDDKVEAIDELEAQAGDSDLDAQKAKESRGESTKNLLKNWQLMSAVILYCIFSLHDTAYLEIFSLWAVSSRKFQGLSLTSQDVGTVLAVSGFGVLVYQLAIYPFLAKYFGPIKPFRPAAVLSILLLATYPFMTNLHGPELKILINIASLLKNMFAATITIACNILQNTAVTQEQRGVANGISVTLMSMFKAVAPAAAGILFSWAQKHISGLFLPGDQILFLMLNMVSVIGLVLTFKPFLSLPNAMSMNSANLAWSWNTLYAVLCPQQIAHDQCLDGAF, encoded by the exons ATGTTTGCTGATAAGTATGGAAGGAAGCCATGCATTGTGATTAGCATCCTCGCAGT GGTTGTGTTTAACACGCTTTTTGGCCTTAGCACAACTTACTGGATGGCAATTGTAACTAGGGGGTTACTTGGATTGCTCTGTGGCATACTGGGGCCAATCAAG GCCTATGCTTCAGAAGTCTGCAGGAAAGAGCACCAAGCTCTAGGAATATCTCTT GTTACATCGTCACGAGCGATCGCTCTTGTTATTGGACCTGCTATCGGAGGCTTTCTTGCACAG CCAGCAAAAAAGTACCCCAATCTTTTCTCTGAAGAGTCCATATTTGGGAG GTTTCCATACTTCCTTCCTTGCTTTGTCATATCAGTACTAGCAGCTGGATCTTGTATTGCATGCATTTGGCTTCCG GAAACACTGCACTTTCATAATGATGACAAGGTAGAAGCTATTGATGAACTAGAGGCACAAGCTGGTGACTCCGACTTAGATGCTCAAAAGGCTAAAGAATCTAGAGGTGAATCAACAAAGAATCTGCTAAAGAATTGGCAATTGATGTCAGCAGTAATCCTGTACTGTATCTTTTCTCTGCATGACACAGCTTATCTTGAG ATATTTTCACTTTGGGCAGTTAGCAGCAGAAAATTTCAGGGCCTGAGTTTGACATCCCAGGATGTTGGAACTGTTCTGGCCGTCTCAG GTTTTGGTGTTCTTGTATATCAACTTGCAATTTATCCTTTCCTTGCCAAGTATTTTGGACCAATCAAGCCATTTCGTCCTGCGGCG GTCTTATCCATACTTCTCCTTGCAACATATCCCTTCATGACTAACCTACATGGGCCGGAGCTCAAGATACTTATCAACATAGCATCGCTTTTGAAGAACATGTTTGCT GCTACCATTACTATCGCGTGCAACATTCTGCAAAACACTGCAGTG ACACAAGAACAGAGAGGTGTTGCAAATGGCATCTCTGTTACTCTGATGTCAATGTTCAAAGCTGtcgctccagcagcagcagggattct GTTTTCATGGGCTCAGAAACACATAAGCGGGCTGTTCTTACCAG GTGATCAGATCCTGTTCCTGATGCTAAACATGGTGTCCGTAATTGGTCTAGTTCTGACATTCAAGCCATTTTTGTCCCTGCCAAATGCGATGAGCAT GAACTCTGCTAATTTGGCATGGTCGTGGAACACTCTGTACGCTGTCCTCTGTCCTCAGCAAATTGCTCATGACCAATGCTTGGATGGAGCTTTTTGA